The following proteins are co-located in the Colletotrichum lupini chromosome 4, complete sequence genome:
- a CDS encoding HAD-superfamily subfamily IIA hydrolase, with product MSQATTGLLWKSLSSTISTQCRRCISQSTFPKQTRPTTAAPSMLQTRPSPAQRRTKTFKTVEEAKSRYRAGPFSWKAGLLFVGTGVGLTWYFEAEKQRMERKRIAEATKGMGRPKVGGQFELTDQNGNKFTSEDMKGRYALVYFGFTHCPDICPDELDKMAQMYDLVEKQRPGSVLPLFITCDPERDTPKVVKEYLSEFHPKFIGLTGTYDEIKAMCKLYRVYFSTPQHVKPGQDYLVDHSIYFYLMDPEGDFVEALGRQHSPSQAAKIILDHMNDWQGGWKKEDTHFSFHVLSCGIFEFQIDFEGTCILHIMRQAVRTTGLGRLVSRPLTTSPTPFRCAAAGIGCHERELSGLKRVTLPLTRLPGATKTFGSERWFSSKKPVFEAGEAPSFAFAFENCPIPGAAESLQYLNDNNIPFILLTNGGGKPEAVRVKDLSDKLGVKLSVDNFVQSHTPFQELVQGPEGLGDKTIFLTGADARKCREIAKLYGFKNVVTPADIIHAHPEVFPFELLKKSVYAGSHETLPKPIHDGTVADADALKIDAMFVFNDPRDWALDIQIITDLLLSRNGLLGTYSPKNGDASLPNGGWQQDGQPPLIFSNADLFWSTTYHQPRFGQGAFQAAVAGVWKEVTAGQAELKRTVFGKPFATTYQYAERVLDAHRKALLGKSKSGGGGGDVAPLKTVYMVGDNPESDIRGANDYSNEETEWASVLVKTGVWSQERGAPTHKPKMIVDDVKAAVEWALQREGRSAKI from the exons ATGTCGCAAGCCACTACGGGGCTTCTGTGGAAGTCTCTCTCCTCCACAATTTCGACACAGTGCCGACGATGCATCTCCCAATCGACGTTTCCTAAGCAGACCCGGCCGACTACCGCTGCGCCGAGTATGCTTCAGACGAGACCTTCCCCGGCGCAAAGAAGGACGAAGACGTTCAAGACCGTAGAGGAGGCAAAGAGCAGATACAGAGCAGGG CCCTTTTCATGGAAGGCAGGCCTGCTGTTCGTCGGAACCGGTGTTGGTCTGACATGGTACTTTGAGGCCGAGAAGCAGCGCATGGAGCGCAAGCGCATTGCGGAGGCGACTAAGGGCATGGGACGGCCCAAGGTGGGAGGACAGTTCGAGTTGACCGACCAGAACGGCAACAAGTTCACCAGCGAGGATATGAAGGGCCGTTACGCACTG GTCTACTTCGGCTTCACGCACTGCCCCGACATCTGCCCCGACGAACTCGACAAGATGGCCCAGATGTACGACCTCGTCGAGAAGCAGCGCCCCGGCTCCGTCCTGCCCCTCTTCATCACCTGCGACCCGGAGCGCGACACTCCCAAGGTGGTCAAGGAGTACCTGTCCGAGTTCCACCCGAAATTCATCGGCCTGACGGGCACCTACGACGAGATCAAGGCCATGTGCAAGCTGTACCGCGTCTATTTCAGCACGCCGCAGCACGTCAAGCCGGGGCAGGACTACTTGGTGGACCACAGCATATACTTTTATCTGATGGACCCCGAGGGCGACTTTGTTGAGGCGCTGGGGCGGCAGCACTCGCCGTCGCAGGCGGCCAAGATTATTCTGGACCATATGAATGATTGGCAGGGAGGgtggaagaaggagga CACCCATTTTTCCTTTCACGTTCTGTCATGCGGCATATTTGAATTCCAGATTGATTTTGAAGGGACTTGCATTTTACACATCATGAGACAGGCAGTCAGGACAACGGGCCTCGGTCGGCTCGTTTCGAGGCCACTCACCACTTCACCGACACCTTTCAGGTGCGCGGCTGCCGGTATCGGGTGTCACGAGAGAGAACTTTCCGGGCTGAAGAGGGTTACGCTGCCTTTGACGAGATTACCGGGCGCCACCAAGACTTTTGGTTCGGAACGGTGGTTCAGTAGCAAGAAGCCGGTTTTCGAGGCGGGCGAAGCCCCGTCGTTTGCATTTGCTTTTGA GAACTGT CCCATTCCCGGGGCCGCCGAGTCGCTGCAGTATCTCAACGACAACAACATCCCGTTCATCCTCCTGACCAACGGCGGAGGCAAGCCCGAGGCCGTCCGGGTGAAGGACCTGAGCGACAAGCTCGGGGTCAAGCTCTCGGTGGACAACTTTGTCCAGTCGCACACTCCCTTTCAAGAGCTGGTGCAGGGGCCGGAGGGACTGGGAGACAAGACCATCTTCCTGACGGGTGCCGATGCGAGGAAGTGCAGAGAGATTGCCAAGCT GTACGGCTTCAAGAACGTGGTGACGCCTGCAGACATCATCCACGCCCACCCCGAAGTATTCCCCTTTGAACTCCTCAAAAAGTCGGTCTACGCAGGCTCCCACGAGACCCTACCGAAACCGATCCACGACGGCACCGTAGCAGACGCGGACGCGCTCAAGATCGACGCAATGTTCGTCTTCAACGACCCGCGCGACTGGGCTCTCGACATCCAAATCATCACCGACCTGCTCTTGTCGCGCAACGGTCTGCTGGGAACGTACTCGCCCAAGAACGGCGACGCGTCGCTGCCGAACGGCGGGTGGCAGCAGGACGGGCAGCCCCCGCTCATCTTTTCGAACGCGGACCTGTTCTGGTCGACGACGTACCACCAGCCGCGGTTCGGGCAGGGGGCATTCCAGGCGGCTGTGGCGGGCGTGTGGAAGGAGGTCACGGCGGGGCAGGCGGAGCTGAAGAGGACTGTGTTTGGGAAGCCGTTTGCGACTACGTATCAGTATGCGGAGCGGGTTCTTGATGCCCATCGAAAGGCGCTGCTTGGTAAGAGTAagagtggtggtggtggtggagaTGTCGCGCCGTTGAAGACGGTGTACATGGTGGGGGATAACCCGGAGAGCGACATCCGGGGCGCGAATGATTACAGTAACGAGGAGACGGAGTGGGCTTCTGTGCTGGTGAAGACGGGTGTCTGGAGCCAGGAGAGGGGCGCGCCTACGCATAAGCCCAAGATGATTGTGGATGATGTCAAGGCGGCGGTTGAGTGGGCGTTGCAGAGGGAGGGGAGGTCGGCCAAGATCTAG
- a CDS encoding PHD-finger domain-containing protein — protein MLEAMDSDVEPKIKGGEDEDLEMADAPGQVPTTSQTALQNKEEEQTDFITAPSSQPDSSLPPPNREAFSPSTILESTEKPSESQKMGPKKKGTAAVKKVPKRPKGGPSKSSKPKKQTDAASTTSSANLHDDLAGGSDEESDNGPYCICRGPDDHRFMISCDMCDDWFHGECIGMSKEVGENLIERFVCPNCADGDQNVSLFKKTCSYRNCIKAARLYDGPENSSVFCSDEHAHMFWEKSIAALPKKHSSKNGTQDGLTQEEAMGLLASTLAGVDSDDGRWKVRTKPFAPKHNGAESPESKTKNLIPAYLTEEEKEILTVSAAERKKLGEEVLLCQKMLQILEWSNDRRKALIASKQFEDAACGYDYRLDQVGVVGPFANWLKSDEAKEIYKAGNLDVGSRLSGEDKNLCDKKRCKPHQGWYSIHTRDVKYQMKLLAVDANTRLDAERRIKEAAAERKLRKEAEHNTVQRVLPDGSLGPPIAT, from the exons ATGCTGGAAGCCATGGATTCAGACGTGGAGCCAAAGATCAAAGGCGGCGAGGATGAGGATCTCGAGATGGCAGACGCGCCCGGCCAAGTTCCCACCACATCTCAAACGGCACTTCAGAACAAAGAAGAGGAGCAAACGGATTTCATTACGGCGCCGTCATCACAACCCGATTCTTCTCTCCCACCTCCAAATAGAGAGGCTTTCTCTCCTTCCACCATTCTAGAAAGCACCGAGAAGCCCTCAGAATCTCAAAAGATGGGACCGAAGAAGAAGGGAACCGCTGCGGTCAAGAAGGTGCCGAAAAGACCCAAGGGTGGCCCATCGAAATCAAGCAAGCCCAAGAAGCAGACCGACGCAGCGTCCACGACATCATCCGCCAATCTACATGATGACTTGGCAGGAGGTTCCGATGAAGAATCAGACAACGGACCGTATTGCATCTGCCGCGGTCCAGACGATCACCGGTTCATGATCTCTTGCGACATGTGCGACGACTGGTTCCACGGCGAGTGCATCGGCATGAGCAAGGAGGTTGGCGAGAACCTCATTGAGCGTTTCGTCTGCCCTAACTGCGCAGACGGCGACCAGAACGTCAGCCTCTTCAAGAAGACGTGCTCGTACAGGAACTGCATAAAGGCCGCGCGTCTCTATGATGGGCCGGAGAACAGCAGCGTCTTCTGCAGCGATGAGCATGCGCACATGTTTTGGGAGAAGAGCATCGCGGCCCTGCCGAAGAAGCACTCATCCAAGAACGGTACGCAGGACGGACTTACTCAGGAGGAGGCCATGGGTCTGTTGGCTAGCACGCTTGCCGGTGTCGACTCGGATGATGGCAGATGGAAGGTCCGAACCAAGCCGTTTGCTCCAAAGCATAACGGAG CTGAAAGCCCTGAATCTAAGACTAAGAATCTTATACCAGCGTATCTcaccgaggaggagaaggagattcTTACAGTGTCAGCCGCGGAGCGAAAGAAGCTGGGCGAAGAGGTCCTCCTCTGCCAAAAGATGCTCCAGATCCTCGAGTGGTCCAACGACCGGCGAAAGGCCCTCATCGCCTCCAAGCAATTCGAAGACGCGGCATGCGGCTACGACTACCGCCTCGACCAGGTGGGCGTCGTGGGCCCCTTTGCCAACTGGCTCAAGTCGGACGAGGCCAAGGAGATCTACAAGGCGGGCAACCTCGACGTCGGCAGCCGGCTGAGCGGCGAGGACAAGAATCTTTGCGACAAGAAGCGTTGCAAGCCTCATCAGGGATGGTACTCAATCCACACTAGAGATGTGAAGTACCAGATGAAGCTCCTGGCTGTGGACGCGAACACGAGGCTGGATGCGGAGCGCCGCATcaaggaggcggcggcggaacGGAAGCTGAGGAAGGAGGCGGAGCACAATACCGTGCAGCGTGTTTTGCCGGATGGGTCTCTGGGCCCGCCCATAGCCACTTGA
- a CDS encoding G-patch domain-containing protein translates to MTICSTSGWFELLLTCPRDDETLLGLPPGITSSCPTTTTATPRRIPAVASATGIGTGIGIVRLQNTAQETTTVTTMDRRVRPTSHVLDREIKAVVGMTIWIAVMKTLRYFTHMTATTADHVVTIEMAGATFALTTTIALAAMMPDVVLTRIFVIFPPLQVAAQIAILVAIVLHRLFDKLSDLSQYPSVDLRIPSTGRGKPPIPQPSHLHLLTSSPGKRRAFAQFENVEQAVEFVKANYPKLVINFFSGEVDDSTDGMTLIYIHYARNRDDAERESRAGTAANWSCPTCDFSNYATRSRCKNCGGPPTDPSQYRFLLTGESDASDTPSQILVFFPLAPSVNEDVFSAGAGKLELVQKQAAARNSGDGPKLKSTAPTGDASGYGARPGSLHRTFLMRDQETNESFNFGFAEFWTVEDAMAAMKKFQMMREFTIATKPVTVSTIHLGVFVPELREVTRFNERVSFNPLFNPAIRVKYWEPHVYPSQRVITEVPPGGTSGDGGKGDAADEAKKGKKRKADGNLPASSTKKSVPMAGQMAFWQKRHVEIHEGKRAADAVGENGQSEERAPVKISLSGANAISTGPIKISLTGASLPKAPAPTASPNGAPTIENSQTPAPQTGTAAPDKTSTPEASVSYVDREKICCLICMMKYKSLDDLSTHEKSRNHKNATADEEKVKAAKPRLAARDKRMTKQAEEQPAAPAADEESAPQYRDRAKERREVFNQPAKPKVPVQGGNKPARKDDKTANPPAAASKEKTPPPAPPKSKGAGMLAKMGWSTGQGLGANGDGRTEVIATHAYQEGVGLGAEGGNLGDAAELAQRKTTNSYAEYVNTVQDRARERYNKMVPRNFEMAHKNTTMLHYN, encoded by the exons ATGACCATCTGCAGTACATCTGGCTGGTTTGAGCTTCTGCTAACTTGCCCACGGGACGACGAGACTCTTCTAGGTCTCCCCCCAGGAATAACCTCGAGCTGTCCTACGACGACGACAGCTACGCCCCGGAGGATACCCGCCGTCGCGAGCGCGACTGGGATCGGGACCGGAATTGGGATCGTGAGACTGCAGAATACCGCGCAAGAGACCACGACCGTTACTACCATGGACCGCCGCGTGAGGCCCACGAGCCACGTCCTCGATCGGGAGATCAAGGCGGTGGTCGGGATGACTATATGGATCGCCGTGATGAAGACGCTGCGCTACTTCACCCACATGACGGCGACGACCGCGGATCACGTCGTTACGATCGAGATGGCCGGGGCTACTTTCGCTCTCACTACGACGATAGCACTCGCCGCGATGATGCCCGACGTGGTACTGACGAGGATCTTCGTCATTTTTCCGCCTCTCCAGGTGGCAGCCCAGATCGCCATCCTCGTCGCGATCGTTCTACATCGCCTCTTCGACAAGCTG TCCGATCTATCACAATATCCATCTGTCGATCTTCGCATCCCCTCAACTGGGCGAGGTAAGCCACCTATCCCCCAACCCTCTCACCTGCACTTGCTTACATCTTCGCCAGGCAAGCGTCGCGCTTTCGCGCAGTTCGAGAATGTCGAGCAGGCGGTCGAGTTTGTTAAAGCAAACTACCCTAAGCTTGTTATCAATTTCTTTAGCGGGGAGGTTGATGATAGCACGGATGGCATGACCCTGATTTACATCCATTACGCAAGGAACCGCGATGACGCTGAGCGGGAAAGTCGCGCTGGAACTGCCGCTAATTGGAGCTGTCCGACCTGTGACTTTTCAAACTATGCGACCAGAAGCCGTTGCAAGAACTGCGGCGGTCCGCCCACAG ATCCGTCCCAATACCGATTTCTATTGACTGGCGAGAGCGATGCATCCGATACACCTTCTCAGATCTTGGTTTTCTTCCCTTTGGCGCCATCCGTCAACGAGGACGTGTTCTCGGCGGGAGCTGGAAAACTAGAGCTCGTGCAAAAGCAAGCAGCAGCAAGGAACTCCGGCGACGGGCCAAAGCTCAAGTCCACTGCCCCGACAGGCGATGCATCTGGCTACGGCGCAAGGCCGGGCTCTCTCCACCGCACATTCTTGATGCGTGATCAAGAGACGAACGAGTCATTCAACTTTGGATTCGCCGAGTTCTGGACAGTGGAAGATGCGATGGCGGCCATGAAGAAGTTTCAGATGATGCGCGAATTCACGATTGCCACGAAGCCTGTGACAGTTTCGACCATCCATCTGGGCGTCTTCGTGCCAGAACTCAGGGAAGTGACGCGATTTAACGAGCGTGTCTCGTTCAACCCGCTCTTCAACCCGGCTATTCGGGTCAAGTACTGGGAGCCCCACGTCTATCCCAGCCAGAGAGTGATCACCGAGGTTCCCCCTGGCGGCACCTCTGGAGACGGAGGCAAAGGGGATGCTGCCGACGAGGCGAAGAAGGGCAAGAAACGCAAGGCGGACGGGAATCTACCCGCCTCTTCCACCAAAAAGTCGGTACCGATGGCTGGACAAATGGCGTTTTGGCAGAAACGGCATGTCGAAATACACGAGGGCAAGCGAGCCGCCGATGCAGTTGGTGAAAATGGTCAATCGGAAGAGCGCGCCCCTGTGAAGATCTCTCTATCTGGCGCAAACGCAATTTCTACCGGCCCTATCAAGATTTCTTTGACTGGGGCAAGCCTTCCGAAAGCCCCTGCTCCGACAGCATCGCCGAATGGGGCCCCTACTATTGAGAACTCTCAGACACCCGCGCCTCAGACGGGAACTGCGGCTCCAGACAAGACATCTACACCGGAAGCATCAGTATCATACGTGGACCGCGAAAAGATCTGCTGTTTGATCTGCATGATGAAGTATAAATCTCTGGATGATCTCAGTACGCATGAAAAGTCAAGAAATCACAAGAACGCTACCGCAGATGAGGAGAAGGTCAAGGCAGCTAAGCCGCGACTAGCTGCCCGCGACAAGAGGATGACAAAGCAAGCAGAAGAGCAGCCGGCGGCACCAGCGGCGGACGAGGAATCAGCACCGCAGTACCGCGACCGCGCCAAGGAGCGAAGAGAGGTGTTTAACCAACCCGCGAAACCAAAGGTGCCCGTCCAAGGCGGTAATAAACCAGCGCGCAAAGACGATAAGACCGCCAATCCCCCGGCGGCGGCATCTAAGGAGAAGACACCTCCGCCGGCGCCTCCGAAATCCAAGGGCGCGGGGATGCTGGCCAAGATGGGCTGGAGCACGGGACAGGGCTTGGGCGCCAACGGCGACGGCCGCACCGAGGTGATTGCCACGCACGCGTACCAGGAGGGTGTCGGCCTCGGCGCCGAGGGCGGGAACCTGGGCGACGCGGCGGAGCTCGCGCAGCGCAAGACGACGAACAGTTATGCCGAGTATGTGAATACGGTGCAGGATCGGGCTAGGGAGCGGTATAACAAGATGG TGCCAAGAAACTTCGAGATGGCACACAAGAATACAACAATGCTCCACTACAACTAA
- a CDS encoding choline/ethanolamine kinase: MSSSSSPQITGQQQPLRSAMKTDEECASNTAKVVQIAEPEADAVAPPPPAPPSDHHHKRQYAANMAKRLTGRMGLTSSSSSRSSPVMEPSPGPSSDDATAAAAAAAAAAAAQASHHHHRHGHKAHYESQKLLAQLNDWLEHEKKKKAARKSKTSPRRRSPQSKTKKEQSPAAETADPTAQPAAPRSRSDSIDSDSSDVSFDRLQKIIEDSMASMGISSVPQMSPKVGRRPSLRHKKSLSRSMLHRTASSDTDYIGEDVIVPTCDAILDNSKTLSYSGGGKSTDDLTLGGQADEKEKAWETFKNEIVRLAHTLRIKGWRRVPLDSGNSVIVQRLSGALTNAVYVVSPPEDLGEVPGKKPPPKLLLRIYGLEALIDRENELSVLRRLARKKIGPRLLGCFTNGRFEEYFNSITLTPNDLRDPDTSKQIAKRMRELHFGIDVLDREKDEGPAVLKNWDAWLGNVEKKICALDEGVRNGNCVFRDRGYVCGVEWKQFKELYDKYRELALSAYKGHAIRERLVFAHNDTQYGNILRMRPDDEKSPLLKPANEHKQLVVIDFEYAAANVPGLEFANHFTEWSYNYHHESLPFLCNTAVYPTIQEQRRFLKAYVEHRPQYTHGGASTPRLTPAGAADGSSAVGTLALLPTSSSSSIVEFMLDARVPPNHWKEEERRAEEAVEAEIKELYEETRLWRGINSAQWVAWGVIQAKVPGFESQEEIEQQEKQAQNEAAAAAGDADAKAEVQAAAEAEDEGDEYDYLGYAQERAFFFLGDCVLMGIVKKEELPEDVQSRLKIVDY; encoded by the exons ATGTCGTCCTCTTCGTCGCCCCAGATCACTGGACAGCAGCAGCCCCTGCGATCAGCCATGAAGACGGATGAAGAGTGCGCGTCCAACACCGCCAAAG TCGTTCAAATCGCTGAGCCAGAGGCTGACGCTGTCGCCCCGCCTCCACCTGCCCCGCCTTCCGATCATCACCACAAGAGACAGTACGCCGCCAACATGGCCAAGAGGTTGACAGGTCGCATGGGCCTCACCAGCTCCTCATCGTCTCGCTCTTCCCCTGTCATGGAGCCGTCACCTGGCCCGTCTTCCGACGATGCtaccgctgctgctgctgctgctgctgccgcagCCGCAGCTCAAGCCTCTCATCACCACCATCGCCACGGCCACAAGGCCCACTACGAGAGTCAGAAGCTGCTTGCCCAGCTCAACGACTGGTTAGAGcatgagaagaagaagaaggctgcCCGGAAGAGCAAGACATCGCCCCGACGCCGCTCACCGCAGTCAAAGACCAAGAAGGAACAATCTCCTGCGGCAGAGACGGCAGACCCGACAGCCCAGCCCGCTGCTCCTCGCTCACGCTCGGACTCCATCGACTCCGATTCCAGCGACGTCTCCTTCGATAGGCTGCAGAAGATCATCGAGGACAGCATGGCTTCTATGGGAATCAGCTCGGTGCCTCAAATGAGCCCCAAGGTCGGCAGGCGCCCCTCCCTCCGTCACAAGAAGTCCTTGTCGCGTAGCATGCTCCACAGGACGGCAAGCTCCGACACCGATTACATCGGCGAGGATGTCATAGTACCAACCTGCGACGCAATTCTCGACAACTCAAAGACCCTCAGCTACAGCGGTGGTGGCAAGAGTACCGACGACCTGACCCTTGGTGGCCAGGCGgacgagaaggagaaggcctGGGAAACGTTCAAGAATGAGATTGTGCGTCTCGCCCATACTCTGAGAATCAAGGGTTGGAGAAGAGTCCCTCTGGACAGTGGCAACAGCGTCATCGTGCAACGTCTCAGCGGAGCCTTGACCAACGCCGTCTACGTCGTCTCTCCTCCCGAAGACCTCGGGGAAGTACCCGGCAAGAAGCCCCCACCAAAGCTCCTCCTGCGCATCTACGGACTCGAAGCCCTCATCGACCGCGAGAACGAACTTAGCGTGCTCCGGCGACTGGCGCGAAAGAAGATTGGCCCGAGACTCCTCGGGTGCTTCACCAACGGCCGCTTCGAGGAGTACTTCAACTCCATCACCCTCACCCCCAACGACCTGCGCGATCCCGATACCTCCAAGCAGATTGCTAAGCGCATGCGGGAGCTCCACTTTGGCATCGACGTCTTGGACAGGGAAAAGGATGAGGGACCTGCCGTGCTCAAGAATTGGGATGCCTGGCTCGGCAACGTCGAGAAGAAGATTTGCGCCCTCGACGAAGGCGTACGCAATGGCAACTGCGTCTTCCGCGACCGCGGGTACGTGTGTGGTGTGGAGTGGAAGCAGTTCAAGGAGCTTTACGACAAGTATCGCGAGTTGGCTCTCAGCGCCTACAAGGGCCACGCTATCCGCGAGCGTCTCGTCTTCGCCCACAACGAC ACCCAATACGGCAACATCCTCCGCATGCGCCCCGACGACGAAAAGTCCCCCCTCCTGAAGCCAGCAAACGAGCACAAGCAGCTCGTCGTAATCGACTTCGAGTACGCCGCCGCCAACGTCCCAGGCCTCGAGTTCGCAAACCACTTCACGGAATGGTCCTACAACTACCACCACGAATCCCTCCCCTTCCTCTGCAACACGGCAGTCTACCCAACCATCCAGGAACAGCGCCGCTTCCTCAAAGCCTACGTCGAGCACCGCCCCCAATACACCCACGGCGGCGCCTCCACCCCCCGCCTCACCCCCGCCGGCGCCGCAGACGGCAGCAGCGCCGTCGGCACGCTCGCCCTCCTCCCCAccagctcctcctcctccatcgTCGAGTTCATGCTCGACGCCCGCGTCCCGCCCAACCACtggaaagaagaagagcgccGCGCAGAGGAGGCCGTCGAGGCCGAGATCAAGGAGCTCTACGAGGAAACCCGCCTCTGGCGCGGCATCAACAGCGCGCAGTGGGTAGCGTGGGGCGTCATCCAGGCCAAGGTCCCCGGGTTCGAGTCCCAGGAGGAAATCGAGCAGCAGGAGAAGCAGGCGCAGAACGAGGCCGCCGCGGCCGCGGGCGACGCGGACGCCAAGGCCGAGGTGCAGGCTGCCGCGGAGGCCGAGGACGAGGGCGACGAGTACGATTACCTGGGCTACGCGCAGGAGCGGGCGTTCTTCTTCCTGGGCGATTGTGTGCTCATGGGGATcgtgaagaaggaggagtTGCCCGAGGACGTGCAGTCCCGGCTCAAGATTGTGGATTACTGA
- a CDS encoding BTB/POZ domain-containing protein, whose product MVLRKDELEVQLKEEHELIANGVLREDNPLDQTAEFEAFLLACRRGDLKTCQELISAGVNINGKDRFDYTPLIVVSALAERNTFQGERCIYNALNDRIRNLLLEYDYSKSTDPLQPWAGHITSLLSKNVPKTTDISLIAAAQSFNMHKFLLAARTPYFRKKLDGAPDTATWKLPTTYPLESFQVALRYLYLGEVPKDVVNARSTVTEEEVLTGVDKLSKQLEIEQLWEAILAGNDRRLSRQRYEDEVKRAQAQVDRFYREKVLGHKMIVETKRVGEVKWRHDNSIFADCLLCAHEPESDEIENDAEDPDNVVHAVGIPLGPAPNGDKPRKRPRKSVVYPVHKAMLIRSPYFETMFSGEFREAQDSENLHVVTVDCVPEVLEIVLTFLYTEKVDCPLDFALDLLYTADILFLDKLKTKAAQAISTLGSGSSNIWADRTHRPDGEDHREEDMEPINIYDVIHAAWDLRVQRLEEFAARYLANRLEDYIDEAEFADLIKESAERLKNREETDTIELLDDIRYYLGERFRLRFEDANLEEMMDEEGEINAELAEAIAAQSEQLNEEMSENGATPQETAPVTSAIEPVENGEDGEGVKTLGGEVAEDEFASDAINYQILLGKIDTMLDHLKLDA is encoded by the exons ATGGTTCTCCGAAAAGATGAATTAGAAGTACAGCTTAAAGAAGAGCATGAGTTGATCGCAAATGGCGTACTTAGAGAGGACAACCCCTTGGATCAGACGGCCGAGTTCGAGGCTTTCCTGCTGGCGTGCAGAAGAGGCGACCTGAAGACGTGTCAGGAGCTGATCTCGGCTGGCGTGAATATCAATGGCAAAGATCGTTTTGATTACACACCCTTGATTGTTGTGA GTGCACTGGCCGAAAGGAACACGTTTCAGGGCGAACGATGCATTTACAACGCCCTCAATGATAGGATACGAAATCTCCTGCTAGAGTATGATTATTCCAAGTCTACAGACCCGCTCCAACCTTGGGCCGGACACATTACCAGCCTACTTTCCAAGAACGTTCCAAAGACAACCGACATCAGCCTCATTGCAGCAGCGCAGTCCTTCAACATGCACAAGTTCCTCCTAGCAGCACGGACTCCGTACTTCAGGAAGAAGCTCGATGGCGCACCCGATACCGCAACATGGAAGCTCCCGACCACCTACCCGCTCGAGTCTTTCCAAGTCGCCCTACGCTATCTGTACCTAGGAGAAGTACCCAAGGATGTGGTCAATGCTCGCAGTACCGTGACGGAAGAAGAGGTTCTCACTGGTGTTGATAAGCTCAGCAAACAGCTCGAGATCGAGCAGCTATGGGAGGCAATCCTGGCGGGCAACGACCGGCGACTGTCGCGCCAGAGGTACGAGGACGAGGTGAAGCGCGCGCAGGCCCAGGTTGATCGTTTCTACCGGGAGAAGGTCCTGGGCCACAAAATGATCGTGGAGACGAAGAGGGTCGGCGAAGTGAAATGGCGTCACGACAACTCCATCTTTGCCGATTGCCTCCTTTGCGCACACGAGCCGGAAAGCGACGAGATTGAGAATGATGCGGAGGATCCTGACAATGTTGTCCATGCTGTCGGCATTCCGCTCGGCCCTGCACCCAACGGCGATAAACCCAGGAAACGGCCTCGAAAGTCGGTGGTCTACCCCGTTCATAAGGCGATGCTCATCCGCAGCCCGTACTTCGAGACCATGTTCTCCGGCGAGTTCAGGGAGGCACAGGACTCGGAGAACCTACACGTCGTCACAGTGGACTGTGTGCCCGAGGTCCTCGAAATTGTGCTTACGTTCTTGTACACTGAGAAGGTGGACTGCCCTCTGGATTTCGCGTTGGATTTGCTCTACACGGCCGACATTCTCTTCCTCGACAAGCTCAAGACGAAAGCAGCGCAAGCCATTAGTACCCTCGGAAGCGGCAGTAGCAACATCTGGGCTGATCGCACCCACAGACCCGATGGAGAGGATCACCGGGAAGAGGATATGGAGCCTATTAATATCTACGACGTTATCCACGCGGCGTGGGACCTGCGTGTCCAGCGCCTGGAAGAGTTTGCTGCTCGGTACCTGGCCAACCGCTTAGAGGACTACATTGATGAGGCCGAGTTTGCGGACCTGATCAAGGAAAGTGCAGAGAGACTCAAGAACCGTGAAGAGACAGACACCATTGAGTTGTTGGATGATATCCGATATTATCTGGGCGAGCGCTTCCGTTTGCGTTTTGAGGACGCTAATCTTGAGGAGATGATGGATGAAGAGGGAGAGATCAACGCCGAATTGGCAGAGGCCATCGCTGCACAGAGCGAACAGTTGAATGAGGAGATGAGTGAAAATGGTGCTACCCCACAGGAAACCGCCCCTGTTACTTCTGCTATCGAGCCTGTTGAGAATGGCGAAGATGGAGAGGGAGTCAAGACTCTTGGTGGAGAGGTGGCCGAAGACGAGTTCGCTTCAGATGCGATCAATTACCAGATCTTACTTGGAAAGATCGATACAATGCTGGATCATCTGAAGCTAGATGCATAG